Within Bacteroidota bacterium, the genomic segment ACACTCCGATACATTGTGATGCCAGTACCATATCTCCTCGCTCGTGTCTACCATGAAGTAAACATACTCTTTTGCGCTTCGCGCAACGGCATTTCATCCCTGTGGCAAGACCACAGGGAGTTCATGCCGGGGTCATTAAATAAAAATTAGAACTGTTAATATCTGCACCAAGAGAAGATATTACAATAAACGAAGAAATATTGTTTTTGCTTGCCTGTTCCGCAACCTTCAGAGGGTATTCAAAATCCACCTTGCGGAACGCTTCCTTGCTTCCTGCTTTTGAAATGGTAGTTCCTAAACAGCAAAACAAATCATCGCCTCTGAGAAGTTCAGTATATTTTTCTAAAGAAGAAATCTTAACAATATGCACTTCGAGTTTTTTATTTGAAGGAAGATCATTTTCTCTTCTGATGAAGATTTTTACTTTTTCATAACGGGAATCTTTGAGCAGACATTTTAACAAATAGCTTCCGGTCAATCCCGTGGCACCAAAGACAAGCGCGGTTTTCGAATTCATAAGCAGGCAAAGATAGGCATCTCAAACCCTGATAAATTTCTATCTTCGTAAATTATTTTAGATAAAAGTTTAACATATGAAAACTAAATACCAACTCTTGTTTCTTATTTCTTGTTGCTTGTTGCTGTTTTATTCCTGCGGAAACAACAATGAAAATTCCAATTATCAGATAAAAGGTAATCTTACAAACAGCAACGGTGAATTTGTTTCTTTGGTGGATGTGAATTCTTCCGAAATAAAAACAATTGACTCAGTGAAAGTAAACGAAAAAGGTGAATTTACTTTTATCAAAAAAGTTCCTGAAAAAGGATTCTACAGTATACAAATTTCATCTTCCAATTATGCAACCATCATTGCCGACAGCACGGAAAATATTTCTTTTGAGGGAGATGCTAAAAATCTTAACGAAGGATATAAGGTAACCGGTTCAAAAGATTCTGAAACGCTTCTTCATTTTAATGATTTCACAAAAAAGAATTTCAAAAAAATGGAATCCAGCAGAATGAAACAGGATTCTCTCAGACGCGTTTATGAAGCGTATCTGAATACTACTCCTGATTCATTATTTCTTGATTCAATTTCAAAAATGCTTGAACCTGTATTTAATTCCTTTTCCGAGGACTACCGAAAACTCGCTGACGAAACAAATGAATACATTCGAAATTTTGTTAATGAAAATACTTCTTCGTTCGCATCGCTTGCAGCCGTGCAGATGCTGAGTCCCGATAAAGACATCGCTTATTTCATAAAAGTATCTGATGCGCTCACTGCGAAATATCCTAACGTGGAAAATCTGAAAGGATTCAAAAAATATGTGGACAGTAAGAAAAAACTTGCTGTTGGAAGTCTCGCTCCTGAAATTACATTGGATGACAAGGATGGAAAATCAATTTCACTTTCTTCGCTGAAAGGAAAAATTGTGATTGTTGATTTCTGGGCATCGTGGTGCAAACCCTGCAGGGCGGAAAATCCTTTTATGGTTTTGCTCTATAATAAATACAAAGATAAAGGGCTGGATATTTTCAGCGTATCGCTCGACTTTAAAAAAGAGGCGTGGCTTGAAGCAATTTCAAAAGATAAACTTTCCTGGAAAAATCATGTAAGCGATTTGAAGCAATGGCAATCGTCAGTTGTATCGCAGTATGGTTTTGAAGCAATTCCGTTTACTTGCCTGCTTGACAAAGAAGGAAACATCGCAGGAAAAAATCTGAGAGGACCCGAACTGGAAGAAAAAATAAAAGAGTTGTTAGGCATCAGTCAATAATCATTTGCGTTTTCATCTGCCATCTTCCCTTCTGCACTATATCGATGTCTACCAAGCACCGGTTCTCGGTTTGGGCTTGAATAACCGTATAAGGAAAAATTGTTTCTTGTTCTGATTGGTTCGGTTGGCTTTGCGTTGGTCTTTATGCATACGCTTGCGGGTTGCTTTTGTTTGCAATCGTTTTTCGTGCTGGCGCACCGCCTTTTTATCCCCACGATCCTGCTTCCGTTTGGCTTTCCATTCCGCCTTAGCTTTTTTCCGCTTCATCCTGGCGCTTTCCACATCATTTTTCTTTTCCGTTTTAGTGTCTGTGCCTTTGTCTTGTGCAATAACGGGAATAGAAACAAAAATCAAAAAGAAAAAAGATAGTTGAATAAGGATTTTCATTGAAGCAAGTTTAGATAAAAATAACGTAACTTTGTTTTGTTTTCACAAATGAGTAATGAACAAAGTTTTGAAATACATAGTCCATTTTTTTTTCATTCTGTTGATTTCATTCGGGGGGTGTAAAAAAGACAAGAATGAAATTCCTGATGTGTATGTAGATGTTTATCTCTATACAACAGACCCGGCTTTCTCTCCGCTCAACGCAATTACCGGATACACCTATTTGGCTGGCGGTTCAAAAGGAATTCTTATTTACCGAAAATCACAAAACGAATTCATGGCTTATGACCGGCATTGCACCTACAATGTCAAAGAGGGGAACACTGTAACGGTAGATGCAAGCGGGCTTTTGGCGGTGGACAGCAAATGCGGTTCTAAATTTCTTGTTACGGATGGTTCTCCCAATTCAGGTCCTGCAACGAATCCGCTCAAGTTGTATCAAACTGCTTTTGACGGAACAGTATTACATATTTCTAATTGAATTATGATAATCGTAACAGGAGCAGCAGGATTTATCGGAAGTTGTTTAGTCAGCAAGCTAAATAGAGAAGGATTTAAGGATGTGGTAGTGGTGGATGACTTTTCGAGAGCAAACAAAAACAAAAATCTTGCAGGTAAAACTTTTTCGACAGAAGTTCATCGCGATATTTTTCCGAGTTGGCTGAGAGAAAATCATCGCCTGGTGCAATTTATTTTTCATATAGGAGCAAGAACCGATACCACTGAATTCGATAAAAAGATTTTCGATAAACTCAATCTGAATTTTTCTAAAAATGTTTGGACTATTTGCGTGGAATATGGACTGCCACTTGTTTATGCATCATCAGCCGCAACTTATGGTGGAGGAGAGTTGGGCTATGATGATAACCATTCGTCAATCGAAAATCTACATCCACTGAATCCTTACGGAGAATCAAAAAATGAATTTGACAAATGGGTGCTGAAACAAGAAAAGAAGCCGGGGTTTTGGGCAGGATTAAAATTTTTTAATGTGTACGGACCGAATGAATATCACAAAGGGAGAATGGCATCGGTGATTTTTCACTCCTTCAATCAGATTCAGGAAACAGGAAAAGTAAAACTCTTCCGCTCACATAATCCGAAATACAAAGACGGGAAGCAATTACGCGATTTCATCTATGTAAAAGATGTAATGGAAGTTTGTCTTTGGTGTTTGCGCACACGGAAAAATTCAGGCATCTACAATCTCGGTTCAGGAACTGCAAGAACATTTCTAGATTTGGCGAATGGTGTTTTCTTATCTGTTGGAAAAAAACCCCAGATAGAGTTTATTGATACTCCCTCCGACATCCGCGATAAATACCAATACTTCACTGAAGCGAAAATGGGAAAACTAAAAAGTGCCGGATGCGATATAAATTTTTCTTCTTTTGAAGAAGGAATTAATGATTATGTTGTAAATTATTTAAAAGAGGGGAACTATTATTAAAACTTACAGCGCTTCTTTCATCTCTATCAGAAATCCCTTAACCTTCTTCAGTGATTTTACCATTTCAACTGAATTGACGACTTCCTCTTTGTTCTGTTTGAGTTTTTGCTTGGCGCCCTCCAGCGTAAAACCGCGCTCTTTTACGAGGTGAAAAATAACATGAAGATTATCTAAATCCTGTTTAGTGAAAAGGCGGTTGCCTTTTTTATTTTTTTTGGGGTTTAAAATATCAAATTGCTTCTCCCAAAAACGAATCAAAGATGTATTCACTTTGAACATCTTCGCCACTTCGCCAATGGTGTAGAAAAGTTTTTCGGGTTCTTTTTCTTTGTAGGGAGGCATCCGTTACAACTGAATTACTTACGAATAATATGAATAATAGATAAAAAAAAATATTTTATTTTGGATTTTGTTTTTCAGGAGTAGCATTTGCGGGAGTAGGAGTCATTTCATTGCCAAATTTAGGGTCATCAATAGTTCTATCAGATTTTTCTGTTGTGTTCTCTTGTTTGGACATTGGGTCAAATCTTAATTGAGCACCATCCCACCAAATTGGAGTGCCGGAGTTTTTCAAATCATTTTCATTAAACATTACTCCTTTCATTTTTTCATCATAGCCGGATGACAATATTTCTTTAGGGTGTTCTACTTTTTCATATCCCTTTCGAACACCAACTGCAATCCATGAAAATTCTACATTGGATGTTCCGTTGTTATTTTCTATTACTGTAAATCCCTTCGGAGAAATTTCAGATGCATAAACTCCGTTGGAAGGGCCAACAGGGGTTATTGTTAGCATGACCTTTTCATCGACAGATAATTGAGTGGAATAATTTCTGTCAAAAGAAATGGTTGCTCTCCCGTTTTCTAATTTTCCGCTTCCGCGAGCATACACATCTACACTTGTTGAAGTTGAAACGTAAGATACATTACGCTCGGCAGTTCCGTTATTGCTCACTTGTGTGATTACATCATTGGTATATTGCTTTCCATCCACATATAAACTGTAGCGTTCTCCTTTAATATTCATTCCGTAAACATCTCCACGAATCCATCCGCCCATTAAGCCGCCATAAGAACCTATGCCAATGCCTGTTTTTTCATCGTTAAGATTAGAAGTTGAATTATATCGTCCCGCGCCACCATTCAAAATTGCAGCAGAAAAATAACCACTATATCTTGTATTTGTTGATGCTTGGTAGCCCAGTGAACCCCACTGTTGAAGAGTGCCTGCAGAATTTTTAATGCCTCCCAAAACTCCTCCCGATCTATTCCCAAAAAATACTGCATCACAATCGCAGTAAGAACCATGAACTGCGAAATGCCACATGTCTTTTGTTGATCCTTGTCCATTGGTACTCGAAGATCCGTATACGCCTGAGTATGTTTGTCCAGAATTATAACCTGCAGCCACATTGGATGTTGCAGTAGCAATTCCATAAACTCCATATGCTCCCGAACTTGTACTCGAAGTCTGACCTAGAACACCATAAGTGGATCCACTTGCACCGGTAGCTGTTCCATATACACCTGTTGCTCCATTTGAAGTGCTTGGCGTGGTGCCCCATACGCCATTCACAGCTCCAGTTGTTGAAGTTGCTTGACCTAACACACCGGCTGAATTTCCATCACTAGAAGCATCCTCTCCCATTACACCATAAGTAGCACCAGTAGTTTGAGCTACGAAACCCCTCACACCTGCTGAGTTAGTAGTTGTAGAATTAGGGATTTGTCCAAGCACTCCATATACTTGTCCAGTGCCAGAAGCAATACCAAAAACTCCGGATGAAAGGCTGCCAGTTGCGGCAACACTTCCTTTCACTCCATATAATGTCACTCCTGTACCAGTAGAAATACCTCTTATTGCAGCATCGCTTGCGGTTGCAGAAGCACTTGTCACATCCAGTTGCATGGTTGGAGTCATGTTGATTCCAACTTGACCGGAATTAATAATTCTCATTCGTTCAGCCATGGCTGCAGAAGCATCGGGGGTGGTATAAAAAAGCATATCGGTAGGTAAATCTGTTGAACCGCTTGAAAAAGCTCCGCGTATAACCTGAATCTGTGCTTGAGGACTATTTTGATAATTATCTCCAAAATTTAAATTCGTTAAAACATTCCCAGTAGTCGTAAGAGAAGTTGTTTGCCTTAATGAAACTGTAGCGGGAGCGGCTGCTCCAGTAGTAGTATTTCTTACTTCCAAATCAGTTCCTATTGGAGACGTGGGTGAACTTTCGGATGAAATAACTGTTCTTCCTTGCAAAAATGCCGCCCAAGTATTGGCATTAGTTGCATAAGCAGCATTTGTGCCGTTAATACCATATAAGCCATAACTATATCCGCCTCCGGTTCTGTAAGCCGAATAACCCGATACAATATTTGTATTTGATAATACAGCCCCTATACCATTTAGCCCATTGCTTGCAGTAGAATTGGTTACCAATATGCCATCGTAACTTGCCGATGCCGAACTGATATTGATGCCCTTGCCGCTTCCGCCAGACAATGTCATATCTATTCCATTCTGAATTGTTGCGCTGGTTTTTATAGTTAGAAGATAATTTGCTGTAGTAGTTATAGGATTCGTTGTTCCAAATCCTGTAAGCCCGCCAGAAGTTATTCGCATTCGTTCTGTTCCGTTTGTCTTAATTACAAAATCTACACCATCAGTTGTTCCAAGAAAATCTGTTCCTGCTGTGGTGTTGCCATTTCCACTCAACATCCATGCTGAGCCGGGGGCATAGTTGTCAACGAGGTTTACCCAGTGGGCAGTGGCAACGGTGCTCCAATAATAATATCCTGTTCCGGCTGCTCCTGTTCCGGCTATTGCACTATTTGTATTATATACAATTACACCATCAACGGCTGTACCCGAAATGGTTTGGGTGGAGGTATTAGTAAGTGACACGCGAGGAATAAGCAATCCAAGAGTTCCTCCGGTAGTGTTTATATCAAGCACTGCGCAATCAGCCGCAGGGTTTCCATTTTGATTAATCGCAATGTTTTGCCCAAAAGAAATTTCAGCAAGAGAGAAAAAAGAAAAGAAGAGTAAAAAATATTTCGTGTAAAAAAATTTCATGAAAGGTTATCGGAAATTAATATGGTCAAATGTAGAAAAGGATTTTGACACGGCAAAAACAATTTCTGAGGTTTTAGACGAGAATGATTAGTCGAATGACTGCGATGCGTGTGAAGTAATCTCAATCATCTCTTTGTACTCAGCAGGGGTAAGGTCGTTATAATAAAAGTTTACAGGATTCACCGGCTCGCCATTCTTGTGAACTTCGTAATGCACGTGCGGACCGGCAGAAAGACCTGTGTTGCCTACATAACCAATCAACTCACCACGTTTTATTTTTTGCCCAATACGTGCCACAATTTTTTCCATGTGCCCGTAAAGTGTTTCGTATCCATAACCGTGTTTAATCACAACGTGATTTCCGTATCCGGAACCATATTCTGCTGTCTCAACAACTCCATCTCCGGTGGCATAAATTTTTGTTCCGATGTTCGCGGTAAAATCCATTCCCGCATGAAATTTCTCATACTTGTAAATCGGATGCATTCTCATTCCATATCCAGATGGCTCATGCTTCAAATCTTTTCCTGAAACGGGCTGGATGGCTGGAATACAAGCAAGCATCTGTTCTTTATTCTTCGCCATTTTGATTACATCGTCAAACGATTTTGACTGGATGTAAAGTTGTTTGGAAAGTTGATCGAGTTTCTGCGTGCTTTCCATAATCAGTTTAGAATTTTCATACCCTTCAAGTTCTTTATATCTATCTACACCTCCAAATCCCGCTTTGCGGATTTCATCAGCAATCGGATCGGCTTCAAAAATCATTCGGTAAATATTATCGTCACGTTTCTGAATATCGCCAAGAACTGTTTGCACTTGCCCGAGTTTTTTATTGAGGATGTCATATTGGTAAGTCATCCATTCAATTTCGCGCTTCTGCATTTTTTCTTTGGGAGAATCAAAATAGGTAAACGCAATAAATACCGTTACACCCGCAAACACAATTCCTATCGCCAGAGAGGAAAGCATTTTCAGTCCAATCTTCTTCCAACTGAATCCTACTTTTTCGTAAGTCAGCGAGTGGGTATCGAAGCGGTATTTTACTTTTGACATATCTCTGAAATCGAATGCAAATGTACGGAAAAAATCTACTTTTGCAACGCTTCACCATTCTGCAATAAACAGCGTTACTAACAATGAAATCAGCCAAAGTCCGCGAAAAATTCCTTGAATACTTCCGAAGCAAAGACCACGAAATTGTGCCTTCCGCTCCTTTGGTGATTAAGAATGACCCCACGCTGATGTTCACCAACGCGGGCATGAATCAGTTCAAGGATTTGTTTTTGGGAAATGCTCCCATCAAACATACACGCGTTGCTGACACACAAAAGTGTTTGCGCGTTTCAGGCAAGCATAATGATTTGGAAGAAGTCGGCATTGATACTTACCATCACACGATGTTCGAGATGCTGGGCAACTGGAGTTTTGGAAATTATTTTAAGAAGGAAGCCATCAAATGGGCTTGGGAATTGCTGACAGGCGTTTACAAAATTTCCCCCGACAGATTATACGTTACGGTTTTTGAAGGAAGCGGGGAAGAAAATATTCCGTTCGACCAGGAAGCATTTGACGCGTGGAAAAGTTATTTGCCTAAAGACAGAATCATCAACGGAAATAAAAAAGATAATTTCTGGGAGATGGGCGACACCGGTCCTTGCGGACCCTGCTCAGAAATTCATGTGGACATGCGCGATGAAAAAGAGCGCGATAAAGTGGATGGAAAAACTTTAGTGAACAAAGGAAATCCTCAGGTTATAGAAATTTGGAATTTAGTTTTCATAGAGTTCAATAGAAAATCTGACAGCTCAT encodes:
- the rfaD gene encoding ADP-glyceromanno-heptose 6-epimerase; this encodes MIIVTGAAGFIGSCLVSKLNREGFKDVVVVDDFSRANKNKNLAGKTFSTEVHRDIFPSWLRENHRLVQFIFHIGARTDTTEFDKKIFDKLNLNFSKNVWTICVEYGLPLVYASSAATYGGGELGYDDNHSSIENLHPLNPYGESKNEFDKWVLKQEKKPGFWAGLKFFNVYGPNEYHKGRMASVIFHSFNQIQETGKVKLFRSHNPKYKDGKQLRDFIYVKDVMEVCLWCLRTRKNSGIYNLGSGTARTFLDLANGVFLSVGKKPQIEFIDTPSDIRDKYQYFTEAKMGKLKSAGCDINFSSFEEGINDYVVNYLKEGNYY
- a CDS encoding AhpC/TSA family protein, which codes for MKTKYQLLFLISCCLLLFYSCGNNNENSNYQIKGNLTNSNGEFVSLVDVNSSEIKTIDSVKVNEKGEFTFIKKVPEKGFYSIQISSSNYATIIADSTENISFEGDAKNLNEGYKVTGSKDSETLLHFNDFTKKNFKKMESSRMKQDSLRRVYEAYLNTTPDSLFLDSISKMLEPVFNSFSEDYRKLADETNEYIRNFVNENTSSFASLAAVQMLSPDKDIAYFIKVSDALTAKYPNVENLKGFKKYVDSKKKLAVGSLAPEITLDDKDGKSISLSSLKGKIVIVDFWASWCKPCRAENPFMVLLYNKYKDKGLDIFSVSLDFKKEAWLEAISKDKLSWKNHVSDLKQWQSSVVSQYGFEAIPFTCLLDKEGNIAGKNLRGPELEEKIKELLGISQ
- a CDS encoding NAD(P)H-binding protein, with amino-acid sequence MNSKTALVFGATGLTGSYLLKCLLKDSRYEKVKIFIRRENDLPSNKKLEVHIVKISSLEKYTELLRGDDLFCCLGTTISKAGSKEAFRKVDFEYPLKVAEQASKNNISSFIVISSLGADINSSNFYLMTPA
- a CDS encoding peptidoglycan DD-metalloendopeptidase family protein, giving the protein MSKVKYRFDTHSLTYEKVGFSWKKIGLKMLSSLAIGIVFAGVTVFIAFTYFDSPKEKMQKREIEWMTYQYDILNKKLGQVQTVLGDIQKRDDNIYRMIFEADPIADEIRKAGFGGVDRYKELEGYENSKLIMESTQKLDQLSKQLYIQSKSFDDVIKMAKNKEQMLACIPAIQPVSGKDLKHEPSGYGMRMHPIYKYEKFHAGMDFTANIGTKIYATGDGVVETAEYGSGYGNHVVIKHGYGYETLYGHMEKIVARIGQKIKRGELIGYVGNTGLSAGPHVHYEVHKNGEPVNPVNFYYNDLTPAEYKEMIEITSHASQSFD
- a CDS encoding MerR family transcriptional regulator, whose translation is MPPYKEKEPEKLFYTIGEVAKMFKVNTSLIRFWEKQFDILNPKKNKKGNRLFTKQDLDNLHVIFHLVKERGFTLEGAKQKLKQNKEEVVNSVEMVKSLKKVKGFLIEMKEAL